The Burkholderia cepacia genome includes a region encoding these proteins:
- a CDS encoding STAS domain-containing protein, which produces MSGFEAGSSLTVASAKSALADGLARIGAGATAVDCAALTQFDSSALAVLLAWQRAAKARGATLDILNLPPKLASLARAYGVDALIEGTGRH; this is translated from the coding sequence GTGAGCGGCTTCGAAGCCGGCTCCTCGCTGACCGTCGCGAGCGCGAAGTCCGCGCTCGCGGACGGTCTTGCGCGCATCGGCGCGGGCGCGACCGCCGTCGATTGTGCGGCGCTGACGCAGTTCGACTCGTCCGCGCTCGCCGTGCTGCTCGCATGGCAACGTGCCGCCAAAGCGCGCGGCGCGACCCTCGACATCCTCAATCTTCCCCCGAAGCTCGCCAGCCTCGCGCGCGCCTACGGCGTCGACGCGCTCATCGAAGGCACCGGGCGACATTGA
- a CDS encoding ABC transporter ATP-binding protein: protein MSAIEIRHVKKRYKSLQALKGVSLSVEEGEFFGLLGPNGAGKTTLISILAGLARADEGSISVRGHDVVKDFRGARRALGVVPQELVFDPFFTVRETLRIQSGYFGLRRNDDWIDEVMANLDLTEKADANMRALSGGMKRRVLVAQALVHRPPVIVLDEPTAGVDVELRQTLWKFISRLNREGHTIVLTTHYLEEAESLCDRIAMLRRGEVVALDRTDALLRRFAGLQLYLRFALGALPSELRGLESDPAARAPGEHLLRLTSYDDVERILAQCRAAGCTFDEIEVRKADLEDVFVQVMNGAEVIEGLA from the coding sequence ATGTCAGCCATAGAAATCCGTCACGTCAAGAAGCGCTACAAATCGCTTCAGGCGCTCAAGGGCGTCAGCCTGTCGGTCGAGGAAGGCGAGTTTTTCGGTCTGCTCGGCCCCAACGGCGCAGGCAAGACCACGCTCATCAGTATCCTCGCCGGGCTCGCCCGGGCCGACGAAGGCAGTATCTCGGTGCGCGGTCACGACGTCGTCAAGGACTTCCGTGGCGCGCGCCGCGCGCTCGGCGTCGTGCCGCAGGAACTCGTGTTCGACCCGTTCTTCACCGTCCGCGAGACGTTGCGGATCCAGTCCGGCTATTTCGGGCTGCGCCGCAACGACGACTGGATCGACGAAGTGATGGCCAATCTCGACCTCACCGAGAAAGCCGACGCGAACATGCGCGCGCTGTCCGGCGGGATGAAGCGCCGCGTGCTGGTCGCACAGGCGCTCGTGCACCGGCCGCCCGTGATCGTGCTCGACGAGCCGACCGCCGGCGTCGACGTCGAATTGCGCCAGACGCTGTGGAAATTCATCTCGCGACTGAACCGCGAAGGCCACACGATCGTGCTGACCACCCACTACCTCGAGGAAGCCGAGTCGCTGTGCGACCGCATCGCGATGCTGCGCCGTGGCGAAGTGGTCGCGCTCGACCGCACCGACGCGCTGCTGCGCCGCTTCGCGGGGCTGCAGCTGTACCTGCGCTTCGCGCTCGGCGCGCTGCCGTCCGAGCTGCGCGGGCTGGAGTCCGACCCGGCCGCGCGCGCGCCGGGCGAGCACCTGCTGCGCCTGACGAGCTACGACGATGTCGAGCGGATCCTCGCGCAATGCCGCGCGGCGGGCTGCACATTCGACGAGATCGAGGTCCGCAAGGCCGACCTCGAAGACGTGTTCGTCCAGGTGATGAACGGGGCCGAGGTGATCGAGGGTCTGGCATGA
- a CDS encoding ABC transporter permease — translation MSGFQTLFYKELLRFWKVSFQTVCAPIVTALLYLTIFGHALSGRVEVYPGVEYVSFLVPGLVMMSVLQNAFANSSSSLIQSKITGNLVFVLLPPLSYRDIFCAYVLASVVRGLAVGAGVFVVTIWFIPMHFAAPLFIIAFALLGSAILGTLGLIAGIWAEKFDQLAAFQNFLIMPLTFLSGVFYSTHSLPPVWREISRLNPFFYMIDGFRFGFFGASDINPFASLAIVTGFFVLLALIAMRLLATGYKLRH, via the coding sequence ATGAGCGGGTTTCAAACGCTGTTCTACAAGGAACTGCTGCGTTTCTGGAAGGTGTCGTTCCAGACGGTGTGCGCGCCGATCGTCACGGCGCTGCTGTATTTGACGATCTTCGGCCACGCGCTGTCGGGCCGCGTGGAGGTCTATCCGGGCGTCGAGTACGTGAGTTTTCTCGTGCCGGGCCTCGTGATGATGAGCGTGCTGCAGAACGCGTTCGCGAACAGCTCGTCGTCGCTGATCCAGTCGAAGATCACCGGCAACCTCGTGTTCGTGCTGCTGCCGCCGCTGTCGTACCGCGACATCTTCTGCGCGTACGTGCTCGCGTCCGTGGTGCGCGGGCTCGCGGTCGGCGCGGGCGTGTTCGTCGTGACGATCTGGTTTATCCCGATGCATTTCGCGGCGCCGCTGTTCATCATTGCGTTCGCGCTGCTCGGCTCGGCGATCCTCGGCACGCTCGGCCTGATCGCCGGGATCTGGGCCGAGAAGTTCGACCAGCTCGCCGCGTTCCAGAACTTCCTGATCATGCCGCTGACGTTCCTGTCCGGCGTGTTCTATTCGACGCACTCGCTGCCGCCCGTGTGGCGCGAGATCTCGCGTCTCAATCCGTTTTTCTACATGATCGACGGCTTCCGTTTCGGGTTCTTCGGCGCGTCCGACATCAACCCGTTCGCGAGCCTCGCGATCGTCACCGGTTTCTTCGTGCTGCTCGCGCTGATCGC